A stretch of DNA from Brevibacterium ihuae:
TAGAAGAACCCGTCACCGTCGATCTTCTGACCGCCGGTGAGGACCTTCGCACCCTTGGAGACCGCGTCGTCGACGAGCTCGGCGACCTTGTCCCGGGCCTTCTCCTCGACGAGCGGGCCCACCTCGACGCCCTCGTCGAGTCCGTTGCCGACCTTCATCGCGCCCATCCGCTCGGCGAGGCGCGCGGAGAAGTCGTCGGCCACCGACCGGTGGACGAAGAAGCGGTTGGCGGCGGTGCAGGCCTCGCCGATGTTGCGCATCTTGGCGACCATCGCGCCGTCGACGGCCTTGTCGAGATCGGCGTCCTCGCACACGACGAACGGGGCGTTGCCGCCGAGCTCCATCGAGGTCTTCATGACGTTCTTCGCCGCCTGCTCGAGCAGGCCCACGCCCACCTCGGTCGACCCGGTGAAGGTGACCTTGCGGGCGATCCCCGACTCCATCCAGGGGGTGACGACCCGGCCTGCGGAGTTCGAGGTGACGACGTTGAGCACGCCGGCCGGGAGGCCCGCGTCGACGAGCGCCTCGACGAGGAGGAGGGAGGTGAGCGGGGTGAGCTTCGCGGGCTTGAATACCATCGTGCAGCCGGCGGCGATCGCCGGGCCGATCTTCCGGGTGCCCATCGCGAGGGGGAAGTTCCACGGCGTGATGAGCACGCTCGGACCCACCGGCTCACGGGAGACCATGATCCGGGTCTTGCCGTCGGGGGACTGGGTGAAGTCGCCGTCGATGCGGACGGCCTCCTCGGAGAACCAGCGGAAGAACTCGGCGCCGTAGGTCACCTCGCCCTTGGCCTCGGACAGCGGCTTGCCCATCTCCGCGGTCATCACCGCAGCGATGTCGTCGGCGCGCTCGATGAGGAGTTCGTAGGCGCGGCGCAGGATCTCGGCGCGCTCGCGGGGAGCGGTGCGGCCCCAGGAGTCCTGGGTCTCGCCGGCGACCCGGATGGCCTCCTCGGCGTCGGCCGCGGAGCCGTCGGCCACCGCGGTGAGGACCTTCCCGGTGGCCGGGTTGATCACATCGATGGTCTTGCCGCCTTCGGCATCGCGCCACTGTCCGTTGATGAACAGGCCGGTCTGCATGCGGTCGATGATGGGCTGGACATCCATTGCGATGGTTCCCTTCCGTTGGGTGGTCCTGGCTCGCAGGGGCTGGGGTCAGTCTAGTGTGTCGCGGCGCTCGTTCCAGCGCTCTGTTCGGTTCGTGGACGGCGCCCGCGCACCGTGCGGGACGCGGGGAGCGGACCTGGACGGGGTCGGTGTCCGCTGGTTGGATGGGGGCATGATCGATCTCACCTCCACCGCCGCCGAGCTCCTCGAATCCGCCCGGACGGACGCCCACGGTCGGGCCGCCCACCTCGTCGCCCACGACGGAGTGCTGCGCCAGCTCGTCCTCGCCCTCCGCGAGGGCGCGGAGCTCGCCGAGCACAACGCACCCGCGGCGGCGAGCCTCCAGGTGCTCTCCGGGAGCGCCCGGCTGTCCTACGCCGAGGGGTCGGAGACCGCGGACGTCGAGCTCGCCGGCGGCGATCTCACGCTCATCGCGCACGAGCGCCACGGGGTGCGCGCGCTCACCGACTGCGTGCTCCTCCTCACCACGGTGACCGGACAGCCGGACCGCGCATGATCCGGGTCCTCGGGATCCGATGCGAGGGGTGACGTCGAGCCTTCCGCTCCGGGTCGCGGGACTCCCCGTTCAGCGGCGGGCGATGTGCTCGTCCCAATCGTCGTGCTCGCGGACGAAGTCGGCGACGAACGAGCATGCCGGGACGATCGTCAGCCCCTCGGCGACGGTGG
This window harbors:
- a CDS encoding cupin gives rise to the protein MIDLTSTAAELLESARTDAHGRAAHLVAHDGVLRQLVLALREGAELAEHNAPAAASLQVLSGSARLSYAEGSETADVELAGGDLTLIAHERHGVRALTDCVLLLTTVTGQPDRA
- a CDS encoding NAD-dependent succinate-semialdehyde dehydrogenase, giving the protein MDVQPIIDRMQTGLFINGQWRDAEGGKTIDVINPATGKVLTAVADGSAADAEEAIRVAGETQDSWGRTAPRERAEILRRAYELLIERADDIAAVMTAEMGKPLSEAKGEVTYGAEFFRWFSEEAVRIDGDFTQSPDGKTRIMVSREPVGPSVLITPWNFPLAMGTRKIGPAIAAGCTMVFKPAKLTPLTSLLLVEALVDAGLPAGVLNVVTSNSAGRVVTPWMESGIARKVTFTGSTEVGVGLLEQAAKNVMKTSMELGGNAPFVVCEDADLDKAVDGAMVAKMRNIGEACTAANRFFVHRSVADDFSARLAERMGAMKVGNGLDEGVEVGPLVEEKARDKVAELVDDAVSKGAKVLTGGQKIDGDGFFYAPTVITDVPEDSDIRVEEIFGPVAAITPFDTDEEAIALANETEYGLAGYLYSENIGRAMRLAEELECGMIGLNTGLISNPGAPFGGYKQSGLGREGGRVGIDEFLEVKYVALPRG